The following proteins are co-located in the Microbacterium sp. SORGH_AS_0888 genome:
- a CDS encoding ABC transporter permease produces MTASAAAAAAAGWAWALRARLRPVVLPVAGIAGFLLLWQLAAVTVLADSYAVPPPTAIVARAVADVPFVWPHLIQTGWEASLGWFFGNLVAVGGAVLFLLIRPLEALFFRLFVALYCLPLVAIAPILIAVLPEGWAQVVVSAQGVFFTTLIAILLGFRSADAASLDVVRAAGGGAVWQLALVRMKAALPSVFSGLRIAAPACVLGAVIGEYLGARAGLGIAMVYSSQSLDITRTWGLALYTALLAGLFYAATALAERLLVPWMRHGALVSLPVGGARGSWPRRLVLGTGSFVLSVAVILALWQAVVSGSGLSAYFMKGPADVFRYLVTDADAPAHLQRLLSGLGVTLFDTLLGFVAGTLVALALAVLMTVSPTVRSLVTPLTVSMRAVPLVALTPLFVLIFGRGVAVVLFIAGLVALFPTLVIVSGALARTPSSGLDLVRVGGGSRWKEVRLVMIPASVPAIFSAARTAAPTAMLGALLAEWLATGTGLGSDMLRAAADAQFAFVWAAVAAVTAAAFLLYGVATVAESAVQRHLGH; encoded by the coding sequence ATGACCGCCTCGGCGGCGGCGGCGGCGGCGGCCGGGTGGGCGTGGGCGCTGCGTGCACGCCTGCGGCCGGTCGTCCTCCCCGTCGCCGGGATCGCGGGATTCCTGCTGCTCTGGCAGCTCGCCGCCGTCACGGTGCTCGCGGACTCCTATGCCGTGCCGCCGCCGACCGCGATCGTGGCACGAGCCGTCGCCGACGTGCCGTTCGTGTGGCCCCACCTCATCCAGACCGGCTGGGAGGCATCCCTCGGCTGGTTCTTCGGCAACCTCGTCGCCGTCGGCGGCGCCGTGCTCTTCCTGCTGATCCGACCGCTGGAAGCCCTGTTCTTCCGCCTGTTCGTCGCGCTCTACTGCCTGCCGCTCGTGGCGATCGCCCCGATCCTCATCGCCGTGCTGCCCGAGGGGTGGGCACAGGTCGTCGTCTCGGCGCAGGGAGTGTTCTTCACGACGCTCATCGCGATCCTGCTCGGATTCCGATCGGCCGACGCCGCGAGCCTCGACGTCGTGCGCGCCGCGGGCGGGGGCGCGGTGTGGCAGCTCGCCCTCGTCCGGATGAAGGCGGCCCTGCCCTCCGTCTTCTCCGGCCTGCGCATCGCCGCGCCGGCATGCGTTCTCGGCGCGGTGATCGGCGAGTACCTCGGAGCCCGAGCCGGACTCGGGATCGCGATGGTCTACAGCTCGCAGAGCCTCGACATCACTCGCACGTGGGGTCTCGCGCTGTACACGGCGCTGCTCGCGGGGCTCTTCTACGCCGCCACCGCGCTCGCCGAGCGCCTCCTCGTGCCGTGGATGCGACACGGCGCCCTCGTGAGCCTTCCCGTCGGCGGGGCGCGGGGTTCCTGGCCGCGTCGGCTGGTCCTGGGAACCGGATCGTTCGTGCTGAGCGTCGCGGTGATCCTCGCGCTCTGGCAGGCGGTCGTCTCCGGATCGGGGTTGAGCGCGTACTTCATGAAGGGGCCGGCGGACGTGTTCCGCTACCTCGTCACGGATGCCGATGCGCCCGCTCACCTGCAGCGGCTGCTGTCCGGACTCGGGGTCACGCTGTTCGACACGCTGCTCGGCTTCGTCGCCGGGACGCTCGTGGCACTCGCGCTGGCCGTGCTGATGACGGTGAGCCCGACCGTGCGGTCGCTCGTGACGCCCCTCACTGTCTCGATGCGGGCCGTTCCGCTCGTCGCCCTCACCCCGCTGTTCGTGCTGATCTTCGGGCGGGGCGTCGCCGTCGTGCTCTTCATCGCAGGCCTGGTCGCGCTCTTTCCCACGCTCGTCATCGTCTCCGGCGCGCTCGCGCGCACGCCGTCGTCCGGACTGGACCTCGTGCGCGTCGGCGGCGGTTCCCGGTGGAAGGAGGTGCGCCTGGTCATGATCCCGGCGAGCGTGCCGGCCATCTTCTCCGCCGCGCGGACCGCCGCGCCGACCGCCATGCTCGGCGCCCTCCTGGCCGAGTGGCTGGCCACGGGCACGGGGCTGGGCTCGGACATGCTCCGAGCCGCAGCGGATGCGCAGTTCGCCTTCGTGTGGGCGGCCGTCGCGGCCGTCACCGCGGCGGCTTTCCTCCTGTACGGCGTCGCCACAGTGGCCGAGAGCGCGGTTCAACGACATCTCGGCCACTGA